In Variovorax paradoxus, a single genomic region encodes these proteins:
- a CDS encoding lipid-transfer protein, with amino-acid sequence MSQDVHVVGVGMIPFTKPGANLPYPQMAAQAANAALKDAGIGYELVQQAYVGYVYGDSTAGQRALYEVGMTGIPVVNVNNNCSTGSTALFLARQAVASGAADCVLALGFEHMSPGALGAVFNDRPSPFDHFEHITDELVGNEQVPLALRYFGGAGLAHMQQYGTQMSTFAKIRAKASRHASNNPVALFRTVVTEDEVMAAPVMWPGVMTRLMACPPTCGAAAAIVCSPRFAERHGLDRSVRIKAQAMTTDRPITFESRDMREVVGFSMAQEAAQKVYDAAGVGPQDVDVVELHDCFAHNELISYEALGLCPVGGAEKFVVDGDNTYGGKVVTNPSGGLLSKGHPLGATGLAQCTELVQQLRGTADKRQVEGARLALQHNLGLGGACVVTLYERV; translated from the coding sequence ATGAGTCAAGACGTCCATGTGGTCGGGGTCGGCATGATCCCCTTCACCAAGCCCGGCGCCAACCTGCCGTATCCGCAGATGGCCGCCCAGGCCGCCAATGCCGCGCTGAAGGACGCCGGCATCGGCTACGAACTGGTGCAGCAGGCCTACGTCGGCTACGTTTATGGCGATTCCACCGCCGGCCAGCGCGCGCTGTACGAGGTGGGCATGACCGGCATTCCGGTCGTCAACGTCAACAACAACTGCTCCACCGGCTCCACCGCGCTGTTCCTCGCGCGCCAGGCCGTGGCCAGCGGCGCCGCCGACTGCGTGCTGGCGCTGGGCTTCGAGCACATGAGCCCCGGCGCGCTCGGCGCGGTGTTCAACGACCGGCCCAGCCCCTTCGACCATTTCGAGCACATCACCGACGAACTGGTCGGCAACGAGCAGGTGCCGCTGGCGCTGCGCTACTTCGGCGGCGCGGGGCTGGCGCACATGCAGCAGTACGGCACGCAGATGTCGACCTTCGCGAAGATCCGCGCCAAGGCCAGCCGCCATGCGTCGAACAACCCGGTGGCGCTGTTCCGCACTGTGGTCACCGAAGACGAGGTCATGGCCGCGCCCGTCATGTGGCCCGGCGTGATGACGCGGCTCATGGCCTGCCCGCCCACCTGCGGCGCCGCGGCGGCCATCGTGTGTTCGCCGCGCTTCGCCGAGCGCCACGGGCTGGACCGCAGCGTGCGCATCAAGGCGCAGGCCATGACCACCGATCGGCCCATCACCTTCGAGAGCCGCGACATGCGCGAGGTGGTCGGCTTCAGCATGGCGCAGGAGGCCGCGCAGAAGGTGTACGACGCGGCCGGTGTCGGCCCGCAGGACGTGGACGTGGTCGAGCTGCACGACTGCTTCGCGCACAACGAGCTCATCAGCTACGAGGCGCTGGGCCTTTGCCCCGTGGGCGGCGCCGAGAAGTTCGTGGTCGACGGCGACAACACCTACGGCGGCAAGGTCGTGACCAATCCGTCGGGCGGCCTGCTGTCGAAGGGGCACCCGCTGGGCGCCACGGGGCTGGCGCAATGCACCGAGCTGGTCCAGCAGTTGCGCGGCACGGCCGACAAGCGGCAGGTGGAGGGCGCGCGGCTGGCGCTGCAGCACAACCTCGGCCTGGGCGGCGCCTGCGTGGTGACGCTCTACGAACGCGTCTGA
- a CDS encoding long-chain-fatty-acid--CoA ligase codes for MYLTQSLHRSVQQHPDKVAVRFAGRTRSFRDYADRVARLAGALRRLGMQPGDRVAMLALNSDRYLEYQMAVPWGGGVLNPCNIRWSAAEILYSLEDSGSTILLVDENFRALVEQMRGQATSLREVIYCGDGALPAGMHGYEALIDAAAPVPDTARRDEDLAGIFYTGGTTGFPKGVMLSHTNICSSGFAALGEGLAPPDSSYLHAAPMFHLADMGLATPHWFQGSTHVIVPSFSPEAVLNAIAADRVTHALLVPTMIQMLVDHPSMREPRDLRSLRCITYGASPISEAVLNRAMEAFPGVEFAQAYGMTELSPIATINPPSNHTAEGRKRGKLRSAGRASYCMEVRIVDADGAEVPRGTVGEVAVRGPNVMQGYWNKPEQTAAAVRDGWMHTGDGAYMDDDGYIFVVDRLKDMIISGGENVYSAEVENAINQHPAVAACAVIGIPSDEWGEAVHAALVLKPGQGIRPEELIAHCKTLIASYKCPRSVAVLDALPLSGAGKVLKTKLREPFWQGRQRGVA; via the coding sequence ATGTACCTGACCCAGTCTTTGCACCGCAGCGTGCAGCAGCATCCCGACAAGGTGGCCGTGCGCTTTGCCGGCCGCACCCGCAGCTTCCGCGACTATGCCGACCGGGTGGCCCGCCTCGCGGGTGCCCTGCGGCGGCTGGGCATGCAGCCCGGCGACCGGGTGGCCATGCTGGCGCTCAACTCCGACCGCTACCTCGAATACCAGATGGCCGTGCCCTGGGGCGGCGGCGTGCTCAACCCCTGCAACATCCGCTGGTCGGCCGCGGAGATCCTGTATTCGCTGGAAGACTCGGGCTCCACCATCCTGCTGGTCGACGAGAACTTCCGCGCGCTGGTCGAGCAGATGCGCGGCCAGGCCACCAGCCTGCGCGAGGTGATCTACTGCGGCGACGGCGCGCTGCCCGCCGGCATGCACGGCTACGAGGCGCTGATAGACGCCGCGGCGCCCGTGCCCGACACCGCCCGCCGCGACGAAGACCTGGCCGGCATCTTCTACACCGGCGGCACCACCGGCTTTCCCAAGGGCGTGATGCTGAGCCACACCAACATCTGCAGCTCGGGCTTCGCGGCGCTCGGCGAAGGCCTGGCGCCGCCGGACTCCTCCTACCTGCATGCCGCGCCGATGTTCCACCTGGCCGACATGGGGCTGGCCACGCCGCACTGGTTCCAGGGCAGCACCCACGTCATCGTGCCCTCGTTCAGCCCGGAGGCGGTGCTCAACGCCATCGCCGCCGACCGCGTGACCCACGCGCTGCTGGTGCCCACCATGATCCAGATGCTGGTCGACCACCCCTCGATGCGCGAGCCGCGCGACCTGCGCAGCCTGCGCTGCATCACCTACGGCGCCTCGCCGATCTCCGAGGCGGTGCTGAATCGCGCGATGGAGGCCTTTCCGGGCGTGGAGTTCGCGCAGGCCTACGGCATGACCGAGCTGTCGCCCATTGCCACCATCAATCCGCCTTCCAACCACACGGCCGAAGGGCGCAAGCGCGGCAAGCTGCGCTCGGCCGGGCGTGCGAGCTACTGCATGGAAGTGCGCATCGTCGATGCCGACGGCGCCGAAGTGCCGCGCGGCACCGTGGGCGAGGTGGCAGTGCGCGGCCCCAACGTGATGCAGGGCTACTGGAACAAGCCCGAGCAGACGGCCGCCGCCGTGCGCGACGGCTGGATGCACACCGGCGACGGCGCCTACATGGACGACGACGGCTACATCTTCGTGGTCGACCGGCTCAAGGACATGATCATCAGCGGCGGGGAGAACGTGTACTCGGCCGAGGTGGAGAACGCCATCAACCAGCACCCGGCGGTGGCCGCCTGCGCCGTGATCGGCATCCCGAGCGACGAATGGGGCGAGGCCGTGCACGCGGCGCTGGTGCTCAAGCCGGGGCAGGGCATACGGCCGGAGGAGCTGATCGCGCACTGCAAGACCCTGATCGCCAGCTACAAGTGCCCGCGCAGCGTGGCCGTACTCGACGCGCTGCCGCTGTCCGGCGCGGGCAAGGTGCTCAAGACCAAGCTGCGCGAACCCTTCTGGCAGGGCCGTCAGCGCGGCGTGGCCTGA
- a CDS encoding AraC family transcriptional regulator: MLQPPVTIPIAFVQGMLSGLLARGQAAPIDARAALEDAGIEPALLEAPGARVTAEQYVALFALLMERLDDEALCFLSRRLKRGSFALMTRATLGAPTFEVALRRVAHTFSLLQDDLTLVLLQDGPLAGFGLRLNDSAAVQQNFLHELMLRVYWRLLAWLHGGRLAARRFDFGFELPPYADGYAKVFPGPLQFGQPCTAVWFDAGALQTPVHRDAQAMNAFLAAAPANVILPRLAEQAVSARVRSVLQQNRPAWADLATAASSLHMSVSTLQRHLATEGTSFQSLKDQLRRDLAIVRLNTSTVPLAALAEELGFADSAAFQRAFKAWTGGAPGSYRRRRETGSDE; encoded by the coding sequence ATGCTGCAACCGCCAGTCACCATTCCGATCGCCTTCGTCCAGGGCATGCTCTCGGGCCTCCTCGCCCGGGGCCAAGCCGCGCCCATCGACGCCCGCGCGGCGCTGGAAGACGCGGGCATCGAGCCGGCGCTGCTGGAGGCGCCGGGCGCGCGCGTCACGGCCGAGCAGTACGTGGCGCTGTTCGCGCTGCTGATGGAGCGGCTCGACGACGAGGCGCTGTGCTTCCTGTCGCGCCGCCTGAAGCGCGGCAGCTTCGCGCTGATGACGCGAGCCACCCTGGGCGCGCCCACCTTCGAAGTGGCGCTGCGCCGCGTGGCCCACACCTTCAGCCTGCTGCAGGACGACCTGACGCTGGTGCTGCTGCAAGACGGGCCGCTGGCCGGCTTCGGGCTGCGGCTGAACGATTCCGCTGCGGTGCAGCAGAACTTCCTGCACGAGCTGATGCTGCGTGTGTACTGGCGGTTGCTCGCCTGGCTGCACGGCGGCCGGCTGGCGGCGCGGCGCTTCGATTTCGGCTTCGAGCTGCCGCCCTATGCGGACGGCTACGCCAAGGTGTTCCCGGGGCCGCTGCAGTTCGGCCAGCCCTGCACGGCCGTGTGGTTCGACGCCGGCGCGCTGCAGACGCCGGTGCATCGCGACGCGCAGGCCATGAACGCATTTCTAGCCGCCGCGCCGGCCAACGTGATCCTGCCCCGGCTGGCGGAGCAGGCGGTGAGCGCGCGCGTGCGCTCGGTGCTGCAGCAGAACCGGCCGGCCTGGGCCGACCTCGCGACGGCCGCGAGCAGCCTGCACATGTCGGTCAGCACGCTGCAGCGGCACCTGGCGACCGAAGGCACGTCGTTCCAGTCGCTGAAAGACCAGCTGCGGCGCGACTTGGCCATCGTGCGGCTCAACACCAGCACCGTGCCGCTCGCGGCGCTGGCGGAAGAGCTGGGCTTCGCGGACAGCGCCGCGTTCCAGCGGGCCTTCAAGGCCTGGACGGGCGGCGCGCCGGGTTCGTACCGGCGGCGCCGCGAAACGGGCTCCGACGAATAG